In a genomic window of Nostoc sp. UHCC 0870:
- the ureE gene encoding urease accessory protein UreE encodes MLTLTQRQPPNPEITVTFTLALTAEERTRSRHRFETEDGKVVFLRLPRGTVLWDGDILQDETNGSFIRITAKPEQVLTVIAPTPILLMRAAYHLGNRHVPVEITCNYLRLSPDPVLRTLLEQMGLEITEEIIPFQPEVGAYGHHHPHG; translated from the coding sequence ATGCTCACCTTGACGCAAAGACAACCACCAAACCCTGAGATAACAGTCACTTTTACTTTGGCACTGACAGCAGAAGAACGTACCCGCAGCCGTCACCGCTTTGAAACAGAAGACGGTAAGGTGGTGTTTTTACGTTTACCTAGGGGGACGGTGTTGTGGGATGGGGATATTCTACAAGATGAAACCAATGGCAGTTTTATTAGAATTACCGCTAAACCAGAACAGGTTTTAACTGTTATCGCCCCTACGCCAATTTTATTAATGCGGGCTGCATACCATTTGGGTAATCGTCATGTACCTGTAGAAATTACCTGCAATTATTTACGTTTATCTCCAGACCCAGTTTTACGCACCCTGTTAGAACAGATGGGGCTGGAAATCACAGAAGAAATTATCCCATTTCAGCCGGAGGTCGGTGCTTATGGACACCATCACCCTCACGGATAG
- a CDS encoding urease accessory protein UreF, which translates to MDTITLTDSHLLHLLQLASSALPVGAYSYSEGIETLVEHGTITNKDTLKHWLEAELRYGAIRLETAVIVRVHEAVTTGDLERLRYWNVWLSAARETQELRNSSWQMGRSLMQLLAKIQPQVLDLANAVSNPCNYAIAFGVAAAHWQIHPQAALLAYLHSWATNLMTAGVKLIPLGQTAGQEILLNLQPLITSATIEIMELEDDDLSCCSWGLSLASMQHETQYTRLFRS; encoded by the coding sequence ATGGACACCATCACCCTCACGGATAGTCATTTATTGCATCTCTTGCAGCTAGCCAGTTCCGCCTTACCTGTGGGAGCATACAGCTATTCGGAAGGAATAGAAACATTAGTAGAACATGGCACAATTACCAACAAAGACACCCTCAAACATTGGTTAGAGGCAGAATTGCGTTATGGGGCAATTCGATTAGAAACGGCGGTAATAGTCAGAGTGCATGAGGCTGTGACTACAGGTGATTTGGAAAGATTGCGCTATTGGAATGTGTGGTTATCGGCTGCTAGGGAAACCCAAGAATTACGTAATTCTAGCTGGCAAATGGGGCGATCGCTCATGCAATTACTTGCTAAAATACAACCGCAAGTATTAGATTTAGCCAACGCTGTGAGTAATCCTTGCAATTATGCGATCGCTTTTGGTGTTGCTGCTGCTCATTGGCAAATCCATCCTCAAGCCGCTTTACTAGCATATCTGCATAGCTGGGCAACTAATTTAATGACGGCTGGAGTAAAACTCATCCCCCTCGGACAAACAGCCGGACAAGAAATATTACTAAATTTACAACCATTAATTACTTCTGCCACAATAGAAATAATGGAATTAGAAGATGATGACCTGAGTTGCTGTAGTTGGGGCTTATCTTTAGCAAGTATGCAGCATGAAACGCAGTATACAAGATTGTTTAGAAGTTGA
- a CDS encoding NblA/ycf18 family protein, whose product MDIPMELNLEQKFNLKLYEEQVKGLSQEESQKFLLEVLRQLMVKDNMIKHLLQQL is encoded by the coding sequence ATGGATATTCCAATGGAGCTGAACTTAGAGCAAAAATTCAACCTCAAACTTTACGAAGAGCAGGTTAAGGGATTAAGCCAGGAAGAATCTCAAAAATTCCTCTTGGAGGTGCTGCGACAGTTAATGGTCAAAGACAATATGATTAAGCATCTTCTCCAGCAACTTTAG
- a CDS encoding phycobiliprotein lyase, with product MDAMEFFELSTGRWRSQRTTHHLAFKRSEAGESDIQVQAFAADHPQVIEICQLHEVDPKLAIGGAFVTWQGAMGWDKEEENHEGSTVFSLIPDADNPRQGSLLRERGYAEIVPVAGRYHMDDEDALVLTTEYETMSSIERFWFVSPSLRMRTSTVKRFGGFSTATFCTEFRIADASEVASNLTPDQINNAAQPTKHFSFFGW from the coding sequence ATGGATGCAATGGAGTTTTTTGAACTAAGTACAGGTAGATGGCGATCGCAGCGAACGACACACCACCTGGCCTTCAAGCGATCGGAAGCTGGGGAATCAGACATCCAGGTGCAAGCCTTTGCTGCTGATCATCCTCAAGTGATTGAAATTTGCCAACTCCATGAGGTTGACCCCAAATTAGCGATCGGTGGTGCTTTTGTCACTTGGCAAGGAGCAATGGGATGGGATAAAGAAGAAGAAAATCATGAAGGCTCTACAGTCTTCTCCCTAATTCCTGATGCAGATAACCCCCGCCAAGGTTCATTGCTGCGAGAACGAGGCTATGCCGAAATTGTCCCAGTAGCAGGACGCTATCACATGGATGATGAAGATGCGTTAGTCTTGACGACTGAATATGAAACAATGAGTTCAATTGAGAGATTTTGGTTTGTCAGCCCCAGTCTCAGGATGCGAACCAGTACAGTCAAACGGTTTGGTGGTTTTAGCACTGCTACCTTTTGTACCGAATTTCGGATTGCAGATGCTTCAGAGGTTGCTTCTAACCTGACTCCTGACCAGATTAACAATGCGGCTCAACCCACAAAACACTTCTCCTTCTTTGGTTGGTAA
- a CDS encoding phycobilisome rod-core linker polypeptide, with translation MSIPLLEYAPSSQNQRVTSFEIPGDEQPRVYTTENLLSASEMDVLIVAAYRQIFHEQQMLSSNRQIFLESQLKAGQITVKDFISGLVLSDSFRRLNYESNNNYRFVELCVQRILGRNIYSDREKLAWSIVLATKGLKGFINDLLNSEEYIDNFGDSTVPYQRRRILPQRSQGELPFERMARYGTDYRDKLPPSMRGYKQREPFTLQTFLRSSDRDVILWLVASIVFLIASCYFLPMFDLLTKIGPY, from the coding sequence ATGTCAATTCCTTTGTTGGAGTATGCCCCTTCATCTCAAAATCAGCGTGTGACTAGCTTTGAGATACCTGGTGATGAACAGCCTAGAGTTTACACAACTGAGAACCTGTTGTCAGCCAGTGAAATGGATGTCTTGATTGTGGCAGCCTATCGCCAAATTTTTCATGAACAGCAAATGCTGTCCAGTAATCGTCAAATCTTCCTGGAATCTCAACTCAAAGCAGGACAGATCACAGTCAAAGATTTTATTAGCGGATTAGTCTTATCCGATTCGTTTAGACGGCTCAATTACGAGTCCAATAATAATTACCGCTTTGTAGAACTCTGTGTACAAAGAATTCTAGGGCGGAATATTTATAGCGATCGCGAAAAACTCGCCTGGTCTATCGTCCTTGCGACCAAAGGACTAAAAGGCTTCATTAACGATTTGCTCAACAGCGAAGAATACATCGATAACTTTGGTGATAGTACCGTTCCTTACCAACGGCGACGAATTTTACCCCAGCGTTCCCAAGGCGAGTTACCCTTTGAAAGAATGGCACGCTACGGCACTGATTATCGTGACAAGTTGCCACCTTCAATGAGAGGCTATAAACAACGTGAGCCATTTACTTTACAAACCTTCTTACGTAGTTCTGACAGGGATGTAATTTTATGGCTAGTAGCTTCCATCGTCTTTTTAATCGCCTCCTGCTACTTCCTACCCATGTTTGATTTATTAACCAAAATCGGACCCTACTAA
- a CDS encoding RNA polymerase sigma factor SigF, translating into MPTSTTNELKCEIWQLLREYQLSRSETVRNQLVKLNLGLVRKEAHYWINQCHENYDDLVQVGCLGLIRAIERFELTKGHAFSSFAIPYIRGEIQHYLRDKGVTVRIPRRYLALQQRAIGVSRSLRVKYNRQPTDSELAAALEISPNEWQEIKLAWVNRAPLSLDVPIQDGEEGSTSLGELVPDHQYRSFQLAQEDQIRLQQALFQLEQRTREVLECVFLQDLTQKQVAEHLGISVVTVSRRVKKGLDLLKHLMCTAED; encoded by the coding sequence ATGCCTACCTCAACTACCAATGAACTGAAGTGCGAAATTTGGCAGTTGTTGCGAGAATATCAGCTATCTCGCTCAGAAACTGTCCGCAATCAACTGGTAAAACTTAATTTAGGTCTGGTGAGAAAAGAAGCTCACTACTGGATAAATCAATGCCATGAAAACTATGATGATTTAGTTCAGGTTGGTTGCTTGGGTTTAATTCGGGCGATTGAAAGATTTGAACTGACCAAAGGTCATGCTTTTAGTTCCTTCGCTATTCCCTATATTCGGGGCGAAATCCAACACTATCTTCGAGATAAAGGTGTCACAGTTAGGATTCCCAGACGCTACTTAGCACTGCAACAACGTGCAATAGGGGTTTCTCGTTCTTTGCGAGTAAAATACAATCGCCAACCTACTGACTCGGAATTAGCAGCAGCACTAGAAATTTCTCCAAACGAATGGCAAGAAATTAAATTAGCTTGGGTAAACCGTGCGCCTCTGAGTTTAGATGTTCCCATTCAAGATGGCGAAGAAGGATCTACTAGTCTGGGTGAATTAGTTCCAGATCACCAATATCGCAGTTTTCAATTAGCGCAAGAAGATCAGATTCGCTTACAACAAGCATTGTTTCAGTTAGAACAACGCACCCGCGAAGTTTTAGAGTGTGTATTTCTACAAGATTTGACACAGAAACAAGTAGCAGAACATTTGGGGATTAGTGTAGTTACTGTTTCCCGGAGAGTCAAAAAAGGATTGGACTTGTTGAAACATCTCATGTGTACAGCAGAAGATTAA
- the psaI gene encoding photosystem I reaction center subunit VIII produces MAASFLPSILVPLTGLVFPAVAMAFMMLYIERDDIG; encoded by the coding sequence ATGGCAGCTTCATTTTTGCCCTCTATCTTAGTTCCTCTGACTGGTTTGGTTTTTCCAGCAGTAGCAATGGCGTTCATGATGTTATACATTGAACGCGATGATATTGGTTAA
- a CDS encoding photosystem II reaction center protein J, with translation MSAGTGRIPLWVVATIAGLGVITVVGIFFYGAYAGIGSSM, from the coding sequence GTGTCTGCTGGAACTGGGAGAATTCCCCTGTGGGTCGTCGCTACGATCGCAGGTTTAGGTGTAATAACTGTTGTAGGTATTTTCTTTTATGGGGCCTACGCTGGAATCGGTTCTTCGATGTAA
- a CDS encoding photosystem II reaction center protein L produces MEKTPNPNNQPVELNRTSLYLGLLLVFVLGILFSSYFFN; encoded by the coding sequence ATGGAAAAAACGCCCAACCCGAATAATCAGCCGGTAGAACTTAACCGGACTTCTCTGTACCTGGGACTACTACTAGTTTTTGTTCTAGGGATTCTGTTTTCCAGTTACTTCTTTAACTAA
- the psbF gene encoding cytochrome b559 subunit beta yields MTSGNNINQPVTYPIFTVRWLAVHTLAVPTVFFLGAIASMQFIQR; encoded by the coding sequence ATGACTAGCGGCAATAACATCAACCAACCAGTTACCTATCCTATTTTTACGGTTAGATGGCTTGCAGTGCATACATTAGCTGTGCCTACCGTATTCTTTTTGGGCGCGATCGCCTCAATGCAATTTATTCAACGGTAA
- the psbE gene encoding cytochrome b559 subunit alpha, whose protein sequence is MSGTTGERPFSDIVTSIRYWVIHSITIPALFIAGWLFVSTGLAYDVFGTPRPNEYFTQARQEVPIVNNRFDAKKQVDQLIGN, encoded by the coding sequence ATGTCAGGGACTACTGGAGAACGTCCGTTTTCCGATATTGTTACCAGTATTCGTTACTGGGTAATCCATAGCATCACCATTCCAGCATTATTTATTGCCGGTTGGCTATTTGTCAGCACCGGGCTGGCTTATGATGTGTTTGGCACTCCTCGTCCTAATGAGTATTTCACACAAGCTCGGCAAGAAGTGCCAATTGTGAATAATCGTTTTGATGCGAAAAAGCAAGTTGACCAACTTATTGGAAATTAG
- a CDS encoding photosynthesis system II assembly factor Ycf48, which translates to MSIVKSWQKIFALLMVVFLCIGCSKVPSISYNPWAVISVPTEAKLLDIGFTSNPQHGFLVGSNTTLLETNDGGDTWQPLKLELDDDRYRFDSVSFAGQEGWIAGEPSLLLHTTDEGHSWSRIPLSSQLPGNPISIYALAENTAEMATDVGAIYKTTDGGKNWKAQVEAAVGVVRNLERSADGKYVAVSAKGSFYSIWEPGQDSWNPHNRNSSRRVENMGFAQDGQLWLLARGGQVQFSDPTKPDEWLKAETPELSTSWGLLDLAYRTPDELWIGGGSGNLLMSTDGGKTWEKDRDVEAVAANFYKIVFFQPEQGFIIGDRGVLLKYQPNMAKSAKTPAAA; encoded by the coding sequence ATGTCTATTGTGAAAAGTTGGCAGAAAATCTTTGCTTTGTTGATGGTCGTTTTCTTGTGTATTGGTTGTAGCAAAGTTCCCTCTATAAGCTACAACCCTTGGGCAGTTATTTCTGTGCCAACTGAGGCAAAACTGCTAGATATCGGCTTTACTAGCAATCCTCAACATGGTTTCCTCGTTGGTAGCAACACCACCCTTTTGGAAACCAATGATGGTGGCGACACTTGGCAGCCTCTCAAATTAGAATTAGATGATGATCGGTATCGGTTTGATTCAGTAAGTTTTGCTGGACAAGAAGGTTGGATTGCTGGAGAGCCTTCTTTGCTACTGCACACCACTGATGAGGGTCATTCTTGGTCACGTATTCCTCTAAGTTCTCAGCTACCAGGTAATCCCATTTCTATTTATGCTTTGGCTGAGAATACAGCTGAAATGGCTACTGATGTAGGCGCAATATACAAAACTACAGATGGTGGCAAAAACTGGAAAGCTCAGGTGGAAGCAGCAGTAGGGGTAGTACGTAACTTAGAACGTTCTGCTGATGGCAAATATGTAGCCGTTTCTGCTAAGGGAAGCTTTTACTCGATTTGGGAACCAGGACAAGATAGTTGGAATCCTCATAACCGCAATAGTTCCCGTCGGGTAGAAAATATGGGATTTGCTCAAGATGGTCAGTTGTGGTTACTAGCAAGAGGAGGTCAGGTACAGTTTAGTGACCCGACTAAACCAGATGAGTGGCTAAAAGCTGAAACTCCTGAACTTTCTACCAGTTGGGGTTTATTAGATTTAGCTTATCGCACACCCGATGAACTTTGGATTGGTGGCGGTAGCGGTAATTTACTCATGAGTACCGATGGCGGTAAAACCTGGGAAAAAGACCGTGATGTAGAAGCAGTTGCAGCTAATTTTTACAAGATCGTTTTTTTCCAGCCTGAACAAGGATTTATCATTGGCGATCGCGGCGTACTGCTAAAATATCAACCCAATATGGCTAAATCTGCCAAAACACCAGCAGCCGCTTAG
- a CDS encoding rubredoxin yields MSEQAVETTALDRYECRACGYVYEPEKGDDKHDISSGTPFLELPVNWRCPVCTAKKTAFSNIGPAGTASGFKENLSYGLGVNTLTPNQKNLLIFGALGLAILFFISLYGLQ; encoded by the coding sequence ATGAGCGAACAAGCTGTTGAGACTACAGCGTTAGACCGCTACGAGTGTCGCGCCTGTGGTTATGTTTATGAACCTGAAAAGGGTGATGATAAGCATGATATTTCTTCAGGGACACCTTTTTTAGAACTGCCAGTAAATTGGCGTTGTCCTGTTTGTACGGCTAAAAAAACTGCTTTTAGCAATATTGGACCAGCAGGCACAGCATCCGGTTTCAAAGAAAATCTCAGTTATGGTTTAGGTGTAAATACCCTAACCCCAAATCAGAAAAATCTCCTGATTTTTGGTGCTTTGGGTCTTGCCATTTTGTTTTTTATTAGTCTCTACGGCTTGCAGTGA
- the ndhC gene encoding photosynthetic/respiratory NAD(P)H-quinone oxidoreductase subunit C, whose product MFVLSGYEYLLGFFIICSLVPALALSASKLLRPTGNSLERRTTYESGMEPIGGAWIQFNIRYYMFALVFVVFDVETVFLYPWAVAFHRLGLLAFIEALIFIAILVVALVYAWRKGALEWS is encoded by the coding sequence GTGTTTGTCCTTAGCGGTTACGAATACCTTCTAGGCTTTTTCATTATCTGTAGCCTAGTTCCTGCCTTAGCACTGTCTGCGTCCAAGCTTCTCAGACCCACGGGTAACAGCCTGGAACGTCGCACCACCTATGAATCTGGGATGGAACCCATCGGAGGGGCCTGGATTCAGTTCAACATCCGCTACTACATGTTTGCTCTAGTCTTCGTAGTCTTTGATGTGGAGACTGTGTTTCTCTATCCTTGGGCGGTAGCCTTTCACCGTCTGGGGTTATTGGCATTCATTGAAGCACTGATTTTTATTGCAATTCTTGTAGTCGCCCTAGTTTACGCGTGGCGTAAAGGAGCTTTGGAATGGTCTTAA
- the ndhK gene encoding photosynthetic/respiratory NAD(P)H-quinone oxidoreductase subunit K translates to MVLNSNLTTQDKERIINPIERPKVTQDLSENVILTTVDDLYNWARLSSLWPLLFGTACCFIEFAALIGSRFDFDRFGLIPRSSPRQADLIITAGTITMKMAPQLVRLYEQMPEPKYVIAMGACTITGGMFSVDSPTAVRGVDKLIPVDVYLPGCPPRPEAIIDAIIKLRKKIANDSMQERGQIKQTHRFYSTTHNMKPVPEILTGKYMQSETRFNPPKELTEAIGLPVPPALLTGKTQKEEQGRG, encoded by the coding sequence ATGGTCTTAAATTCTAATTTAACCACCCAGGACAAAGAGCGCATCATCAACCCCATTGAGCGTCCTAAAGTCACTCAAGACCTGTCAGAAAACGTAATTTTGACTACGGTTGATGACCTCTACAACTGGGCGAGGCTTTCTAGTCTGTGGCCTTTGCTGTTTGGTACAGCTTGCTGCTTTATTGAGTTTGCAGCTTTAATTGGCTCACGTTTTGACTTTGACCGCTTCGGATTAATTCCCCGTTCTAGTCCTCGTCAAGCTGATTTGATTATTACAGCCGGGACAATCACCATGAAGATGGCCCCCCAATTGGTGCGTCTTTATGAACAAATGCCCGAACCTAAATATGTAATTGCGATGGGAGCTTGTACAATTACAGGCGGGATGTTTAGTGTTGATTCTCCCACGGCTGTACGCGGAGTCGATAAACTGATTCCTGTGGATGTGTATTTACCGGGTTGTCCTCCTCGTCCTGAAGCAATTATTGACGCAATTATTAAGTTGCGGAAGAAGATTGCTAATGATTCGATGCAGGAACGGGGTCAAATTAAACAAACCCACCGTTTCTACAGCACGACTCATAATATGAAACCAGTACCAGAAATTTTAACTGGTAAGTATATGCAGTCAGAAACCCGCTTCAACCCACCCAAGGAATTAACCGAAGCAAT